AGGGCGGTGCCGGCGGCAACGGCGGCGCCGGAGGGCTGTTCGCCAGCGGCGGCATCGGCGGGGACGGCGGGTTCGGCCAGACCAGCAGCGCCGGCGGCAACGGGGGCAACGGGGGCCTGTTCTCCAGCGGCGGGGACGGCGGGGCCGGCGGGGCCAGCAACCTCAACGGCGCCAGCGGAGCCGGCGGCACCGGCGGCAACGGCGGGTTATTCGGCTCCGGCGGCAACGGCGGCGCCGGTGGGTTCGGCCAGAGCGTCGCCGGCGCCGGCGGGCGTGGCGGCAACGCCGGCATGCTGAGCGTCGGCGCCGTGGGCGGGACCGGCGGCGCCGGTGGGAGCAACGACGGCGTCGGCACCGCCGGGGCGGGCGGCGCCGGCGGCAACGGCGGCATGTTCTTCGGCGACGGCGGGGCCGGCGGAGCCGGTGGCGGCGGCGGATTCGTCGCCGGGACCGGCGGTAACGGTGGCAGCGGCGGCACGCTCATCGCCTCCGGCGGGGCGGGCGGCGGCGGCGGAGCCGGGCGGCTGGGTGACTCCGGTGCCGCTGGCGGGGCCGGTGGAAACGCCGGGGTGATCGGCAACGGCGGCGCCGGCGGCGCCGGCGGGGGCAGTCTCGGCGGCAAGGGCGGTGCCGGCGGCAACGGCGGCACCGCAGTGTCGATCGGCGACGGCGGCAACGGCGGCAACGGCGGCCCGGGCACGCCGCCCGGCACGCCAGGCACCGGCGGCACCGGCGGGCAGTTGCTGGGCCAGAACGGAAACAACGGCCTGGGATAGCGGGCCAGGACGATCTACGACCCCCTCCGCGCGACATCTACGTCCTCTGACGGAAGTTCTCCGACGCACAGCGCCGCATTCTCATTCCACAACTCCAGTGCTCAACGACGACAGGAGATGGCGATGTCGTACCTGGTAGTGGGTCCGCAACTACTCGCGGCGGCCGCGGCGGACCTGGACAGCATCGGATCGGCACTGAGCGCGGCCAACGCTGCGGCGGCGGTTCCGACCACCACCCTGCTCGTAGCCGCGCAGGACGAGGTGTCGGCGGCACTGGTGACGCTGTTCGCCGGACACGGCCAGGCCTATCAGGCCGTCAGCGCTCAGGCGACGGCGTTCCATGAGCAGTTCATCCAGACGCTGACCACCGGCGGTGCGATGTATGCCGCCGCCGAGGCGGCGAACGCCTCCCCGCTGCAGACGCTGCTTGACGGGATCAACGGTCAGGTCCAGGCCGCGACCGGTCGCCCGCTGATCGGCAACGGCACCAGTGGCGCGCCGGGGACCGGGCAGAACGGGACGCCCGGAGGCTGGCTGATCGGCAACGGCGGAGCCGGCGGTTCGGGCAAAGCCGGTACCGACGGCGGGGCCGGCGGAGCCGGCGGGGTCGCAGGGTTCCTCGGTAGCGGCGGCGCGGGCGGCGCCGGCGGTACCGCCACCACCGGAACCGGTGGAGCAGGTGGCCGCGGCGGGGCGGCCGGGATGATCGGCGCCGGTGGCGCCGGCGGGGCCGGCGGAAACTCGGTCGCCGGCGCGGGCGGGAACGGCGGGGCCGGCGGTAGCGCCGGCATGCTCTTCGGAGCCGCCGGAATCGGGGGCGCCGGCGGATCCACCCAAAGCCTGACCGCGCTCGGCGGAACCGGCGGCGCCGGCGGCGACGGCGGGATGTTCTCCAGCGGCGGAGCCGGCGGGGTCGGCGGCTTCAGCTTCGGTGACGGTGGCGCCGGAGGGGCCGGCGGCGCCGGCGGCATGTTCGGGCCGGGCGGCACTGGCGGCACCGGTGGCACCAGCATCGGTACCGCCGGCGGTGCTGGGGGCGCCGGCGGGGCCGGCGGCATGTTCGGGGCCGGCGGCACGGGTGGCTCCGGCGGCCACGGCGCGACCGCCGGCGGCGCTGGCGGGGCCGGCGGCAACGCGGGCATGTTCGGCTTCGGCGCCGGTGGCGCGGGCGGTATCGGCGGAGAGGGCGTCACCCCGGGCGGAACCGGCGGGGCGGGTGGCGCCGGGGGCACTGCGGGGATGCTCTTCGGCGACGGCGGGGCCGGCGGTGCCGGGGGGTTCGGCGCGACGAACGGCGGCAAGGGAGGGGCCGGCGGCAACGCCGGCATGCTCAACGGCTCCGGCGGAGCGGGGGGCACCGGCGGCCAGGGTGGAACCACCAACGGCGGGGCCGGCGGTGCCGGCGGCGCGCCCGGCATGATCGGCAACGGCGGTAACGGCGGCAGCGGCGGCGCCGGCGGCACAGGAGCCGCCGGAAAGGGTGGCACCGGTGGGGCCGGCGGCGGGTCCGGTACCGGCATGATCGGTGACGGCGGCAACGGCGGCAACGGCGGCACCGGCACCACTCCGGGCAAGGCCGGCGCCGGCGGCATCGGCGGCCAGTTGTTGGGTCTCGACGGTTTCAACGCCCCCGCCCCCGCCAACCCGACGCATGCCATGCAGCAACAGGCCCTCAACAGCATCAACGCACCCGTTCAGGCCATCACCGGACGCCCGCTGATCGGCAACGGCGGCAACGGGATTGCGGGCACCGGAGCGGCCGGCGGAGACGGGGGTTGGCTGTTCGGTAACGGGGGAATCGGCGGTTCCGGGGCGGCCGGTGCCACGGGTAGCCCCGGCGGCAGCGGCGGCCGCGGCGGAATCCTGTTCGGCTCTGGCGGGTCGGGCGGCGCCGGCGGACCCGGTGTCACGACCGGCGGTGCGGGCGGCGCCGGCGGCTCGGCGTTCCTGATCGGATCCGGCGGCAGTGGCGGTGCCGGGGGGACGGCGGTGGCCCCGGCCGGAACACCCGGCCCGTTCACCGGCGGCGCGGGCGGGCGCGGCGGCGATGCGGGCGTCCTGTTCGGCGCCGCCGGAACCGGCGCGGCCGGCGGCGGCCCCGGTACCGGTGGGGCCGGCGGCGCCGGCGGCACCGGCGGGTTGTTCGCCAACGGCGGAGTCGGCGGGTACGGCGGGTTCGCCGGGCTCGGGGGCGCCGGCGGGGCGGGCGGCGCCGGCGGGCTGTTCTCCGGCGGCGGAGACGGCGGGACCGGCGGATTCGGCACCACCACGGGCGGGACGGGAGGTTCCGGCGGCGGTGGCGGGCTGTTAGGTGCCGGCGGCACCGGCGGCGCCGGCGGATACAGCCTTTCCATCGGCGGAACCGGTGGGCAAGGCGGCAATGCCGGAATGCTGGCCGCCGGTCCGTCGGGCGGTGCGGGCGGCAGCGGCGGGGGCGCCAACAACGGCACCGGCGGCACCGGCGGGACCGGCGGCAACGGTGGTGTGCTGTTCGGTTCCGGCGGGGCCGGTGGCGACGGTGGCGGCGGACTTTTCGCCTCTCATGGCGGCGCCGGGGGCGCCGGCGGCAACGCCGGTCTGCTCAACGGCTCCGGGGGCGCCGGGGGCGCCGGTGGTGCGGGTGGCCCGAACCCGAACACCATCGGCGGCCTCGGCGGGGCCGGCGGCAAGGCTGGGCTCACTGGCAACGGTGGTGATGGTGGCGCCGGTGGGGCAGCGTCCGGAGCGGGCGGCGGCGGCGGTAACGGCGGCAATGCCGTGCTGATCGGCAACGGCGGCAACGGCGGCAACGGCGGAACCGGCACCCCGGCGGGTGGCGCCGGCACCGGCGGCAAAGGCGGATTGCTGCTCGGTCAGGACGGCAACATCCAGTCGGCCTGACCTACGCCGGTTAACCGGCTTGCTTTGCCGGCGGCCGATAGAAGATCAACAACTGGCCGACAGCCCCGGCCAGGCCCAGGCCCACGGAGATAGCCAGCCCCTGCCAGCCGTCGAACCAGTTCTTGCCGAAGATCAGGTGATCCAGGCTGAGCTTCCCGGCGCCCAGGGTTGCGATGACCACGGCGGTGACCGCCAGCACCAGGTTGTACTCCCAGCCCTCCTTCACGATGAAGAAACCGTTGGCCCGATGCACCGTCCAGGCCGCAACCAGCATCAGCGAGACGAATCCGGCCGCGGGGATCGGCGTCAGCAACCCGGCCGCCAGCCCCAGCCCGGCCGCCGTCTCGGTGGTGGCGGCAACCGTGGCGTGGAATTTGCCCGGCTTCATCCCGATGCTCTCGAACCAGCGCGCGGTACCCGGTATCCGCCCACCACCGAAGAACTTGTTCAACCCGTGCGCGGCCAGGGTCAGACCCAGCACCAGCCGCAGGATCAGCAACGCGACGTCATAGGGAGTCATACCGTCAAAACTAACGGGTAAGCAACAGCGGCGAGCAGCCGAGCCCGGTGATCGGTATGGGACCATTGCGGGCGTTCCGGCAACGACGAGGGCAACGACGACGGCAAGGACGAGGGGGTGCATCTTGGCTGGTGCCGCATCCGGCCGGCACTCCCCCGCGGGCACGTTGAAAGACGCGGTGGTGGTGCTGGACGGCCGTTCGCGTCACCCGCGGCAGATCCTCGGCAACAAGGGCCACGGCATCGACACCATGCGTCTACATAATCTGCCGGTACCGCCCGCCTTCTGTATCACCACCGAAGTGGGCCTGCGGTATCTGACCGAACCGGGGTCCACCATCGACGCGATCTGGGCGGATGTGCTCGACCGGATGAGCTGGCTGGAAGAGCAAACCTCGCGGACCTTCGGACGAGGACCGCGTCCGCTTCTGGTCAGCGTGCGGTCGGGTGCCACGCAATCGATGCCGGGCATGATGGACACGATCCTGGACCTGGGCATGAACGACGACGTCGAGCGGGCCCTGGCGCAGCAGGGCTCCGCCGAGTTCGCCCGCGACACCCGCCGCCGGTTCACCTCTATGTACCGCCGCATCGTAGGAGCCGAATCGGACCCGTCCGACGACCCGTATACGCAGTTACGGACCGGCATCGAAGCAGTGTTCGCGTCCTGGAACTCCCCGCGCGCGCTGGCCTACCGCGATCACTACAACCTCGACGAGCGGCAGGGCACCGCGGTGGTGGTGCAGGCAATGGTGTTCGGCAACCAGGCGGCCAAGTCGGGCGCCGGCGTGCTCTCGTCGCGCAACCCGATCACCGGAGCCAACGAACCCTTCGGCGAATGGCTGCCGGGCGGGCAGGGCGACGACGTGGTTTCCGGCCTGGTCGACGTCGAACCGATCACCGCGCTGCGCGACGAGCAGCCCGCCGTCTTCGACGAGCTGATGGACGCCGCCCGCAGCCTCGAGCGGCTCAATTCCGACGTCCAGGAGATCGAGTTCACCGTCGAAGACGGCAAACTGTGGCTGCTGCAAACCCGCGGGGCCGAACGGTCGGCGCAGGCCGCGGCGCGGCTGGCACTGCAGCTGCGCCACGAAGGGCTGATCGACGACCTCGAGACGCTGCGCCGGGTCACCCCCGCCGACGTCGAGGCGGTGCTGCAACCGTCGCTGCAACCCGAAACCCGTTTCAGCGCACCACTTCTGGCCAAGGGCCTGCCCGCCTGCCCGGGTGTGGTGACGGGCACCGCCTACACCGACGTCGACGAGGCCCTCGACGCCGCCGACCGCGGTGAGCCGGTCATCCTGGTCCGTGATCACACCCGCCCCGAAGATGTGCTGGGCATGCTGGCCGCACAGGGCATCGTCACCGAGGTCGGCGGGCCCGCCAGCCACGCGGCCGTCGTCAGCCGCGAACTCGGGCGCGTCGCGGTGGTGGGTTGCGGGCAAGGTGTCGCCGCCGCGCTGGCGGGCCGGCAGATCACCGTCGACGGCTACGAAGGCGAAGTGCGCCAAGGGATTCTGAGCCTGGCTGCATGGTCGGAAGACGACACGCCGGAGCTGCGCGAGCTGGCCGAGATCGCGCTGCGGGTGAGCCCGCTGCGTGCGCACGCCGGCGGCGAGCATCCGCGACTGGACACGTCTTCCGATGAGGCGTTGCGGGCGGCCATGGCCGCCGGACACACCGACGTGGTGTCGGCGACGCCACTGATCACCATGCTCAACGCCATCCGCGTACAGGCCGGCGAATGATGGATCTGCAAGTGCTGCAAGCTGTCCGGCTGAAAGGCCGGGTGAGCCCCGCCGACCTCGCCAGGACTCTGGACGCCGATGACGCCGAGACCGAGACGGCGGTGCGCCGCCTCGTCGACGCCGGTCTGCTGATCGAGGGCGCCACCGTGCGGATCACCCCCGACGGGCGCGCCCGCCTCGCCGAATTGCTGACCGCGGAGCGCCAGGGCGTGGATGGCGTGGCGATAGACGCCGCTTACCACCAATTCCGTTCAGTGAACGCCGATTTCAAGGCGCTGGTCACCGACTGGCAACTCCGGGACGACCAGCCCAACGATCACCGGGACGCCGAATACGACGCCGCGGTACTGGCCCGCCTCGACGAGGTGCACCGGCGGGTGACGCCGATCATCGCGGCGGTCACCGCGCAGCTGCCACGCCTGCGCGGCTACCCGGCGAAATTGGCCGTGGCGCTGGACAAAGTGAAGGCCGGCGAGATCGCCTGGCTGACAAGGCCACTCATCGACTCCTACCACACCGTCTGGTTCGAGCTGCATGAAGAGCTGATCCTGGCCGCCGGGCTGACCCGGGAGCAGGCGGCCAGATCCGGTGACGCGCAGTGAGTTACAGGGCAGCGTCCAGTAGTCGCAGATAATTCTCCACGTCGGGCAGCGCCGATGACGCCGCGTGCACGCTGATCGCGACCGTGTCGCCGATGCCGTGCACACCGTGCGTCAGGCCCATCACCGGCGACAGGCCCGGATAGCCGGCCGTCAGCACCACCGGCACACCGCCGAAGCTGAGATCGGCGGCCCCGCGGTGCACGCTGGACACCACCGTGTTTCCCGATACCTGTTCCGGCCGCACATCCGCATCGAATTGGTTTACGCCCCAACGTAACAACGCAGCAGGCACCGTCGCGAAGGCCGCATCGGAGGCCGGCGTGGCCGGATGCTCCAAACGGCGGCGGCCGTTGGCCAGGTCGGCGGCGATGCGTTGCACCCTGGCTTCGTAGCCGAGTTCAGGGTACAGGCCCACCACGACGTTCCCGAAGTGGTTGAAGCCCAACGGTGCACCGGGCTTGGCCATGGGTACCTCGGCCGCCAGCGCGGTCGCGGACGGGCCGAGCAGATCCGACAGCGCAGTCGAGATCGCCGACAGCGCCGCGACGGTGACCGTCGGGCCCCGCAGTTGTCCGCGGCGGCGCACCAGTGTGCGCATCACCCGCGGGCCCGCCGGTTCGGTATTGGTGGGCAACAACGGCCGCGACCCCAGTCCCGGCGCCAGCAATCCGTTCTCGGTGTCACGGACGAACCTGCGGTGCGCCCGCGCCGCAATCACGCCCCGCCACGGAAGGAAACCCGCCCGCGGCCGCACGGCCGGAACGGGCTCCCCCCGGCCGAACAGCCACGCCGCCATGGCCGACGCCCGAGCGCCGTCGGCCAGCGCGTGCGCGACCTGCAACACTGCGACGGTACCTGCGCCCCGGACTCCCGGGATGTCCTGCACGGGCGTGAAAAGGTGTAATTGCCAGGGTTTCTCGCGAATGTCCAGCTGATCGTCCGCTAACCGGACCACGGCGTCCAGGCAGCCCGGCCAACTGTCATCGGACAGGTCGTGCCGGGTGGCCCGACCCGGTTCGATCGGCGCAGGCACCCAGCGCGGATAGCTCAGTCGGCTGCCGTCCTGGACGACCAGCCGCAACTCGGGGCAACCGCGGGCACGGCGCAGCACGTGCGCCACGGCCCCGTCCGGGTCGGCAGGTTCGCCGCCGAACGCGTACAGCAGGAACTCGTCGTTGGGGATCTTGGCCGACATCCAGTAGAACTGCGCGTCGACGGCGGCCATCCGCTGCCCAGCCGGCACTAACCGGGATCGCCGGGTGCGCCGATGAAAGCCAGCACCAACTCGGCGACCTTGTCGGGCTGCTCGAGCTGCAGGAAGTGACCGGCGTGCGAGACGATGGACACTTCGCTGCCGGGCGGCAGGATGGGTTCCACCCAGCGCGCGAAAGCCGATGTCATGCAGCCGTCGTCGCGACCGTGCAGGTAGAGGGTCGCGAGCTTCGGTGGCTCGGTCCAGTACCGGTGCAATTCCGCGTACTGCGCCGGCGGCCGGGTATTGCGGATCGTGGCGCGGTAATACCCCAGCGCCGCACGCCAGCTTTCCGGCGTCCCGATCGCGGCGTCGACGTGGCGCAAGTCCTCCTCGGCGTGATAGCCCGGCGACCACCGACGCCACAACAGCGGGACCACCCACGAGGCGGATCTCTCCGGCAGGAACGGCAGCTGGAAGTAGCTGATGTACCAGCTGCGCAGCAGCTGACGCGAGAGCTGGGCCGCCAGCCGGCCGCGGTCGGGGAGCCGGCCCAGCGGGCGGAACGCGCCGGACGGCGGCACCGACATGATCACCGCCCTAGCGAACGGGCTGTCCGGCATGGCGGCCAATCCGGTGGCGGCGATCGCACCCCAGTCGTGACCGATCACCACATCCCGGTCGGAACCACCCGCGGCCGTCCGGACCCGTAGCGCGTCGTGCATCAGGGCGCCGACGTGGTAGCTGCCGTCCACCGGGATCGAGGACGGTGCGTAACCGCGCATGAACGGCGCCACCACCCGCCAGCCGGCCTCGGCCAGTCGCGGCGCGAACTTGCGCCATCCGTAGGCGGTATCGGGAAAACCGTGCAGGCACAACGCAATCGGGCCGTCGGCGGGGCCCCAGGTCAGGGCTTTGAGGTCACCGTTTGAGCCCTTCACGTCGATCCATCGTGGTTCAGACAACTCGACTCCTGTTCGCCTTGTACAGCCCGCACCGTCCAACGTAACCGGCCGCAAGGGGGACAAGAAGCCCGTCAATCGGGGGACACGAATTTCCCCCCCGGTGTAGCCGCTCGGCCGACAGACGGCAGCGCGTCGCCACGGGAGCCTTATTGCAAGGGCGCAGAGGGAGGAGCAGCAACGATGATGTTCGCCGCCTTACCACCGGAGATCAACTCCGATCGTATGTACACCGGGCCGGGTCCCGGGTCGATGCTGGCCGCCGCGACGGCCTGGGAGCAGCTGGCTGCTGACCTCGAATCCACCGCGATCTCGTTTCAAGCTGTGATCACCGGCCTGATCGGCGGGCCGTGGCTGAAAGCAGGTGCGTCGACCATGGCCGCCGCCGCCATGCCCTACCTGGTGTGGCGCAATGCCAGCGCCGGCCAGGCCGCCCAAACCTCCGGCCAGGCCCGAGCGCCGGAATCCCGGCTCGAACTTTCCACCCTGCGAATCCTCCCGGAGGCGGTCGGTTGATGACGGAAATGACTTCTACGACAAGGGCCCGGCGCTGGGGCAAGACTGATGCAACCCAGCGCCGCATCCTGGACGCGGCGACCCAGGTGTTCGCCACCAAGGGCTTCACCGCGGCAACGATCGCCGAAGTGGTCTCCAGCTCCGGAGCCAGCATCGGCAGCATCTACCACCACTTCGGCGGTAAGAGCGAGCTTTTTCTGGCGATCTTCGAGCAGATGGCCGACGCCGTCGAACGACGCATTCAGGCGGCCGTGGGCGGACTCGGCGCCTCGGCTCCCGACCGGCGGCGCGTCTTCCTGCTCCATGTGCGGGCGTACCTGGCAGGGATGTGGGAGAACCGTCACGCCGCCCGGGTGCTGTCGTCCGGCGATACGCCTGCCGGCTTCGAGATCACCCGCCGCAAACGCCTGGCCGCGGTCCTGCACAACTGGATGGAAGTGCTGGAGCTGGACACCTCCCCCCGCAACCAGTTGATGGTCCGCGTTCTCATCGCGACGGTCGCCGAATCGACGCTGATGGTCATCGGCTGCGACGATCCGGCCGAGATTCCGCCGATCATCGACGCCACGATCGAATGGATCGACCAGATCACCCGGTGAGCTACCGGCCCGCGACGGCCCGCTCCAGGTCGGAGACGATGATTTTGCGCATCTCGTGCATCGCCTTGGTCGCGGCGGTGGCGCGGGCCGGGTCGGGATCGGCCACCAATTCATAAAGCCGGTTCGGGACGATCTGCCAGCTCACCCCGAACCGGTCCTTGAGCCAGCCACATTGGGATTCCTCGCCGCCGTCCCGGGTCAACCGGTCCCAGTAGTAGTCGACCTCGTCCTGGTCTTTGCAGTGAACCGTGAAGGAAACCGCCTCGCTGAAGCTGAACGCCGGACCGCCGTTGATGCCGATGAACCGGGTGCCGTCCAACACGAAGGAGCCGCTGAGCACCGTCCCGGGCTCACCCGGCCCCGCCTCGGTGGTCCGGTTGAGCTGCTCGATCTTCGAATTGGGGAACACCGAGGTGTAGAACTCGGCCGCGTCCTCCAGGTTGTTGTCGAACCACAGTGAGGGCGTGATCGATGGCATCGCTGTCTCCTAGCTGTCGGGGGCTGTGGGGGTCTTGAACGGGTAGACCGCCGCGGCGCGCCGAACTCATCGCACTTGCCCCGAAAGATTACGGATGTAATTATCTGGTGGTGGGGTTGCTGGACGGCAAAGTCGCCGTCGTCACCGGGACCAGTCGCGGCGTCGGCGTGGGTATCGCACACGAGTTGCTGCGGGCGGGTGCCACCGTCATCGGGTGCTCGCGCTCTCCACTGGACGGGCTGCCCGGCGCGGACGCAGAACCGGAGTGGGCCCGCCGCTCTGCCCAAATGGTCTGCGACCAAGGTGATTACACCGCGATCGACACCTTCGTGCAGCGGGTCGTAGACGACTTCGGCCGCATCGACATCCTGGTCAACAACGCCGGTGGCACCGTGCCGGCCCCACACGCCGAAGACATTCCCCAACTGGTGCAACGACTTCAGGGCACCCCGCGCAGCGACGACGACTTCGAACGCACCGCGTTGTTCCACGCCTTCGCGGTGCAGATGAACCTGATCAGCCCGCTGTGGTTCGCCATTCGGGTCTATCGGCAGATGAAAACCCAGGACGGCACCGGGTGCATCGTCAACATCTCCAGCGGCGCCGGCCACCCGGCCGGTGCCCCCACGCTGGTGTCCTACGGCGCGGCCAAGTCCGGGCTCAATCACCTGACCCGATCACTGGCCGAGGAATGGGGACCCAAGGTCCGGGTCAACTGCGTGGCACTCGGCCCCACCATCACCGAGAACTTTCGCGCCTTCGTGCTGCCCAAGGACGATCCGACCGGCGCCGAATATTTCCAGAAGGTCCCGATGAAGCGGGGCGGCGAGCCCGCCGAAGTGGGCCGAACGGTCGTCTTCTTGGCCTCGGGCACAGTCGATTTCATCAACGGCACCACCATCGAGATCGACGGGGGCATGTTACCAGGGGTGCTCTACGACGCGGGATTGAAGACCATCACCGACCTGATGTGAGGAACATCCATGGCATATGACCGGCTCGAGTTCGACGCGTTCTGGGACGACTGGCTCGACAGGAACCGCCTCGCCCAGGACTCCGGCGACTGGGGGGTGCTGGCCGACTTCTACGAGCCCGACGCCACCTACGGATGGTCCTATTCACCCACCGACCATTTCATGGCCAACGGTCGCAACGAGATTCGCGAGCTGGCGCTGGGCACCGAGATGGTCGGCTTTCAGGGGTGGATATACCCTTACCAGACAGTGCTTTTCGACGACAGGTCCGGGCAGGCGTTCGGGTTGTGGCGACAGCTGTCCACGTTCACCTCGCCCCGCGGCGAGCCGTATGAGATTCAGGGCCTGGGCGGCAGCTGGTTTCAGTACAGCGGCCACCGAAGCTGGTCGTGGCAGCGCGACATCTTCGACGTGCAAATGGCCACCGCCGCCATGTTCGACATCCTGCGCGACGGCAGAAGCTCACCGGGACTGGACGCCCGGATGGACGCGATCCGCGCCGGTAGGCAGCCGGGCCACTACGGCTCCTGGGCTGAGATGAGCGCACCGCTGTGGCCGGTGCCCCCGGTGCTGTCATGACGCGCGTCATCCAGTACTCGACAGGAAACGTCGGCCGGCACGCACTGCGCATGCTCATCGAGCGGCCCGAGTTCGACCTCGTCGGGGTGCACGCGTCCAGCCCGGACAAGGTGGGGCGCGATGCCGCCGAACTGTGCGGCCTCCAAACCCCGACGGGTGTCACGGCCACCGACGATGTCGATGCGCTGCTGGCGTTGAACGCCGACTGCGTCGTCTACACCTCGCAGGCCGAGACCCGGCCCAAAGATGCCATCAAGGAGATCAGCCGCTTCCTGCGGGCCGGCACCAATGTCGTCGGGTCGTCATTCGTGTGGCTGGTGGCCCCCGAGCAGGCCGGTGACTGGCTGCGTGAACCGTTGCGGCAGGCCTGCGCGGACGGCGACGCGACGCTGTACATCAACGGCGTCGATCCGGGCTACTCCGGTGACACGCTGGCCTACACGGCGTTGAGCCTGACCGAGCGCGCGACCAGTATCACCGTGCAGGAGATCTGCGATTACGCCAGTTACGACGACGCCGAATTCACCGGTGTCAGTTTCGGTTTCGGCACCAGCCCGGATCACACACCGGTGATGTTCCTGCCCGGTGTGCTGACATCGATGTGGGGTGTGCAGGTGCGCAGCCTCGCTCAGGACCTGGGCGTCGAACTCGATGAGGTGCGGGAGCGGTGCGAGAAGTGGGTGACGCCCGAACCCATCGACTGCACGATGATGCACGTCGACCCGGGACAGGTCGCCGCCGTGCGGTTCGGCGTCGAAGGCCTGCGCGACGGCGAGGTCGTGATCACCATGGAGCACGTCAACCGGCTCGGCCCGAACACCGCACCGGAGTGGGCCTATCCCCCGGACGGCCGCGCCGGCGTGCACCGGGTCGTGGTGACCGGCAGTCCGGGTGTGGAGATCAACACCCACCTCGGTGGCGAGATCGACCACAACGAGGGCGGCGTGATCGCCACCGCGGCCCGCGTCGTCAACCTGATCGACGCCG
This genomic stretch from Mycobacterium paragordonae harbors:
- a CDS encoding TetR/AcrR family transcriptional regulator, coding for MTEMTSTTRARRWGKTDATQRRILDAATQVFATKGFTAATIAEVVSSSGASIGSIYHHFGGKSELFLAIFEQMADAVERRIQAAVGGLGASAPDRRRVFLLHVRAYLAGMWENRHAARVLSSGDTPAGFEITRRKRLAAVLHNWMEVLELDTSPRNQLMVRVLIATVAESTLMVIGCDDPAEIPPIIDATIEWIDQITR
- a CDS encoding DoxX family protein, with protein sequence MTPYDVALLILRLVLGLTLAAHGLNKFFGGGRIPGTARWFESIGMKPGKFHATVAATTETAAGLGLAAGLLTPIPAAGFVSLMLVAAWTVHRANGFFIVKEGWEYNLVLAVTAVVIATLGAGKLSLDHLIFGKNWFDGWQGLAISVGLGLAGAVGQLLIFYRPPAKQAG
- a CDS encoding winged helix DNA-binding protein, which codes for MMDLQVLQAVRLKGRVSPADLARTLDADDAETETAVRRLVDAGLLIEGATVRITPDGRARLAELLTAERQGVDGVAIDAAYHQFRSVNADFKALVTDWQLRDDQPNDHRDAEYDAAVLARLDEVHRRVTPIIAAVTAQLPRLRGYPAKLAVALDKVKAGEIAWLTRPLIDSYHTVWFELHEELILAAGLTREQAARSGDAQ
- a CDS encoding WS/DGAT domain-containing protein, translated to MAAVDAQFYWMSAKIPNDEFLLYAFGGEPADPDGAVAHVLRRARGCPELRLVVQDGSRLSYPRWVPAPIEPGRATRHDLSDDSWPGCLDAVVRLADDQLDIREKPWQLHLFTPVQDIPGVRGAGTVAVLQVAHALADGARASAMAAWLFGRGEPVPAVRPRAGFLPWRGVIAARAHRRFVRDTENGLLAPGLGSRPLLPTNTEPAGPRVMRTLVRRRGQLRGPTVTVAALSAISTALSDLLGPSATALAAEVPMAKPGAPLGFNHFGNVVVGLYPELGYEARVQRIAADLANGRRRLEHPATPASDAAFATVPAALLRWGVNQFDADVRPEQVSGNTVVSSVHRGAADLSFGGVPVVLTAGYPGLSPVMGLTHGVHGIGDTVAISVHAASSALPDVENYLRLLDAAL
- a CDS encoding alpha/beta fold hydrolase; the protein is MSEPRWIDVKGSNGDLKALTWGPADGPIALCLHGFPDTAYGWRKFAPRLAEAGWRVVAPFMRGYAPSSIPVDGSYHVGALMHDALRVRTAAGGSDRDVVIGHDWGAIAATGLAAMPDSPFARAVIMSVPPSGAFRPLGRLPDRGRLAAQLSRQLLRSWYISYFQLPFLPERSASWVVPLLWRRWSPGYHAEEDLRHVDAAIGTPESWRAALGYYRATIRNTRPPAQYAELHRYWTEPPKLATLYLHGRDDGCMTSAFARWVEPILPPGSEVSIVSHAGHFLQLEQPDKVAELVLAFIGAPGDPG
- a CDS encoding PE family protein; this translates as MSYLVVGPQLLAAAAADLDSIGSALSAANAAAAVPTTTLLVAAQDEVSAALVTLFAGHGQAYQAVSAQATAFHEQFIQTLTTGGAMYAAAEAANASPLQTLLDGINGQVQAATGRPLIGNGTSGAPGTGQNGTPGGWLIGNGGAGGSGKAGTDGGAGGAGGVAGFLGSGGAGGAGGTATTGTGGAGGRGGAAGMIGAGGAGGAGGNSVAGAGGNGGAGGSAGMLFGAAGIGGAGGSTQSLTALGGTGGAGGDGGMFSSGGAGGVGGFSFGDGGAGGAGGAGGMFGPGGTGGTGGTSIGTAGGAGGAGGAGGMFGAGGTGGSGGHGATAGGAGGAGGNAGMFGFGAGGAGGIGGEGVTPGGTGGAGGAGGTAGMLFGDGGAGGAGGFGATNGGKGGAGGNAGMLNGSGGAGGTGGQGGTTNGGAGGAGGAPGMIGNGGNGGSGGAGGTGAAGKGGTGGAGGGSGTGMIGDGGNGGNGGTGTTPGKAGAGGIGGQLLGLDGFNAPAPANPTHAMQQQALNSINAPVQAITGRPLIGNGGNGIAGTGAAGGDGGWLFGNGGIGGSGAAGATGSPGGSGGRGGILFGSGGSGGAGGPGVTTGGAGGAGGSAFLIGSGGSGGAGGTAVAPAGTPGPFTGGAGGRGGDAGVLFGAAGTGAAGGGPGTGGAGGAGGTGGLFANGGVGGYGGFAGLGGAGGAGGAGGLFSGGGDGGTGGFGTTTGGTGGSGGGGGLLGAGGTGGAGGYSLSIGGTGGQGGNAGMLAAGPSGGAGGSGGGANNGTGGTGGTGGNGGVLFGSGGAGGDGGGGLFASHGGAGGAGGNAGLLNGSGGAGGAGGAGGPNPNTIGGLGGAGGKAGLTGNGGDGGAGGAASGAGGGGGNGGNAVLIGNGGNGGNGGTGTPAGGAGTGGKGGLLLGQDGNIQSA
- a CDS encoding pyruvate, phosphate dikinase, whose product is MAGAASGRHSPAGTLKDAVVVLDGRSRHPRQILGNKGHGIDTMRLHNLPVPPAFCITTEVGLRYLTEPGSTIDAIWADVLDRMSWLEEQTSRTFGRGPRPLLVSVRSGATQSMPGMMDTILDLGMNDDVERALAQQGSAEFARDTRRRFTSMYRRIVGAESDPSDDPYTQLRTGIEAVFASWNSPRALAYRDHYNLDERQGTAVVVQAMVFGNQAAKSGAGVLSSRNPITGANEPFGEWLPGGQGDDVVSGLVDVEPITALRDEQPAVFDELMDAARSLERLNSDVQEIEFTVEDGKLWLLQTRGAERSAQAAARLALQLRHEGLIDDLETLRRVTPADVEAVLQPSLQPETRFSAPLLAKGLPACPGVVTGTAYTDVDEALDAADRGEPVILVRDHTRPEDVLGMLAAQGIVTEVGGPASHAAVVSRELGRVAVVGCGQGVAAALAGRQITVDGYEGEVRQGILSLAAWSEDDTPELRELAEIALRVSPLRAHAGGEHPRLDTSSDEALRAAMAAGHTDVVSATPLITMLNAIRVQAGE
- a CDS encoding PPE family protein; this encodes MMFAALPPEINSDRMYTGPGPGSMLAAATAWEQLAADLESTAISFQAVITGLIGGPWLKAGASTMAAAAMPYLVWRNASAGQAAQTSGQARAPESRLELSTLRILPEAVG